From a region of the Helicoverpa armigera isolate CAAS_96S chromosome 14, ASM3070526v1, whole genome shotgun sequence genome:
- the LOC110380797 gene encoding protein wings apart-like: protein MSRWGRGRGGSVAVPLDSALFRENSNCPTAARSAGTVGKWGITSFTSIRSAPYAYANNILKKPVQDQNSPLTVPAVETEQPPPKPKKFFKSRNAEVYPPVPQITYAPPVPAAPLSPEHPSHSKEKKTTKRNRASYTRDSSSPELPRRNSEKSKAKRGAVATKASKKEEAPAENTQPPNKRYLVRNRDKVINYAEDGSNSPIPEFTRYESTQSKVASPKVPSPKASPLVSSPTVIKTDVTSPSTSKEANEERKPPPIVLRISKGTSRIVSTDSNEGFTSPSSDRHSSLDTHSDVGSDHKKSPSMETICSPKHEGLKITIKCGGLTQETKKEKKKEKKDHKSHKRHHKNSDDEPLKKLSSPQPGTDAYDLYKTLASPSQETEKESKIKLLPGDDIETQLAKLDSGSVITSPRLEVQPNELPPEPKPPESNTGRSRRNRPNINYSENDDYLDALTTGIPNKHGTKTVSDIKKEGRKTRRKQETLADIASTVTTPEHEQTIEKNEIPIEKNDLIDILSGGSDSGKGGDTPKVKSYRKHKKHNKNSSPDHDVEMPPEDIPVEQGAASEEVGQEEETNEVVAQAFNTNNTPTYSQANTQSSDSAYNSCPNENFEEEIQKPQEDVFKSPRGMCDTEDHVQNDDKPSVKLVITKKKGSIFKSKSLVNDNPSPLPARKRRHLYRHEWANDKGNETPRPEPVENAEVRNQVGEVSEELSRVTRYRAPDPIVDDPVEAVKPYTSVKCSKEAKEFYTVVRNVKKAHQIQEIGEFQEFNDDVEYLLDALQNNNPISTRCLSAITLASKCTAPAFRMHLRAHGTVQKFFSALHDATNDQSLGLCTATVMFVLSQDRLNMDLDRESLELMLNLLESDASHKNALDDCGLTSAQLTKTQERVRELCAEIKSQGKAQHLDLENITVGHLAMETLLSLTSKRAGEWFKEELRVLGGVDHIVRTIQDCALKLDTPIETWTNADVEVLRKADRCLRVLENVTQANEDNQIYLCGNGGVAARTVCGVLRAWCGAARQHHALRQPLLDAALPALKVLLNLSHNFGPNVSLGAQVIGEQPSVMETCLLILYNQGNFIPDNRNFEFSVCVLLLLINLVQNNEANTERLLNARIRVDNEDEIISRSIGALDLIVDLFYKREDLARRAEENTDAILDGEKEPDDNNDKKKQSQDDIDETVAKLLARAGAHMEHSMVGAYMALLLGHAAGAAPRHAAAVRARVPLYAPLLPTLNKYYAFLSLTASAEAAIVAHVKATHRIIEFMKASDKEAETAAEPPTDVPQDMSLSNLNYSLNYNTSSSDRMSSSMELDGYH from the exons ATGTCGCGCTGGGGCAGAGGCCGAGGCGGTAGCGTGGCCGTACCGCTGGATAGTGCTCTCTTTAGAGAAAATAGTAACTGCCCAACAGCAGCTCGTTCGGCGGGCACGGTGGGCAAATGGGGAATCACTAGCTTCACGTCGATTAGAAGCGCACCTTACG CATATGCAAACAATATTCTTAAAAAGCCTGTGCAAGATCAGAACAGTCCGCTGACAGTGCCAGCAGTTGAGACTGAGCAGCCACCACCAAAGCCCAAGAAATTCTTTAAATCTCGCAATGCAGAGGTCTACCCACCAGTTCCACAGATCACTTATGCTCCACCAGTACCTGCTGCACCCCTCTCACCTGAACATCCTTCACACAGCAAGGAAAAGAAAACAACTAAAAGAAACAGGGCTTCTTATACAAGAGATTCATCATCTCCTGAATTACCTCGCCGCAACTCTGAAAAATCTAAAGCAAAAAGAGGTGCAGTGGCCACAAAGGCATCCAAAAAGGAAGAAGCACCAGCTGAAAATACTCAACCTCCAAATAAGCGTTACCTGGTTCGCAATCGTGATAAAGTGATCAATTATGCTGAAGATGGCAGTAATAGCCCCATTCCAGAGTTCACTCGGTATGAATCAACACAATCAAAGGTTGCCTCACCAAAAGTACCATCACCCAAAGCCAGTCCATTAGTAAGTAGTCCAACTGTCATTAAAACAGATGTTACAAGTCCATCTACGAGTAAGGAAGCTAATGAAGAGCGTAAACCACCTCCAATAGTTCTACGGATATCCAAAGGAACATCAAGAATTGTAAGCACAGATTCAAATGAAGGTTTTACATCACCTAGTTCTGATAGGCATTCATCTTTGGATACTCATTCAGATGTTGGGTCTGATCATAAAAAGAGTCCATCTATGGAAACAATATGTTCTCCTAAGCATGAAGGTCTTAAAATTACAATCAAGTGCGGTGGTCTTACTCAGGAAACCAAAAAGGAAAAGAAGAAGGAGAAAAAAGATCACAAGTCACACAAACGTCATCACAAGAACTCTGATGATGAGCCATTAAAGAAATTAAGTTCCCCACAACCAGGGACAGATGCATATGACCTTTACAAAACGCTTGCATCACCATCACAAGAAACTGAGAAGGAATCGAAGATCAAATTGTTGCCTGGAGATGATATTGAAACTCAACTTGCTAAACTAGATTCAGGCTCAGTTATTACATCACCAAGACTGGAAGTTCAACCCAATGAGCTCCCACCAGAACCCAAACCCCCAGAGAGTAACACTGGAAGATCTCGAAGAAACAGGCCCAATATCAATTATAGTGAAAATGATGATTATTTGGATGCCCTGACAACTGGTATTCCAAATAAACATGGAACTAAAACAGTAAGTGACATCAAAAAGGAAGGAAGAAAGACTAGGAGAAAGCAAGAGACCCTTGCTGATATAGCTTCCACTGTTACCACTCCAGAGCATGAACAAACCATTGAGAAAAATGAAATTCCTATTGAGAAGAATGATTTGATTGACATCCTCTCTGGAGGAAGTGACAGTGGTAAAGGTGGAGATACACCTAAGGTGAAGAGTTACAGGAAGCATAAAAAgcataataaaaattcaagcCCTGATCATGATGTAGAAATGCCACCAGAAGATATCCCTGTAGAACAGGGTGCAGCTAGTGAAGAAGTCGGTCAGGAAGAGGAGACTAATGAGGTAGTTGCTCAAGCATTTAATACTAATAACACTCCAACCTACTCCCAAGCCAACACACAATCTTCAGATTCAGCTTACAATAGCTGCCCTAATGAGAATTTCGAAGAAGAGATTCAGAAACCTCAAGAAGATGTATTTAAATCTCCCAGGGGTATGTGTGATACAGAAGATCATGTACAGAATGATGACAAGCCTAGTGTTAAATTAGTTATAACTAAGAAGAAAGGATCTATATTTAAGAGTAAATCACTTGTGAATGACAACCCATCACCCCTGCCGGCTAGGAAGAGACGTCATCTGTATAGACATGAATGGGCTAATGAT AAAGGAAATGAGACTCCAAGGCCTGAACCTGTAGAGAATGCAGAAGTGAGGAATCAAGTTGGTGAGGTATCGGAGGAGCTCAGCAGAGTGACTCGGTATAGAGCTCCTGATCCCATAGTTGATGATCCTGTTGAGGCAGTTAAACCTTATACTAGCGTCAAGTGTAGTAAAGAGGCTAAAGAG TTTTACACAGTGGTTAGAAACGTGAAGAAAGCGCATCAGATCCAGGAAATTGGAGAATTCCAAGAGTTCAATGATGATGTGGAATATCTATTAGATGCTTTGCAG AATAACAACCCGATCTCGACGCGTTGCCTGTCGGCGATCACACTGGCGAGCAAATGCACCGCGCCCGCGTTCCGCATGCACTTGCGAGCGCACGGCACCGTGCAGAAGTTCTTCAGCGCCCTACATGACGCCACCAATGATCAG AGCTTGGGTCTATGTACTGCAACAGTGATGTTTGTGTTGTCACAAGATCGTCTCAACATGGATCTGGACCGTGAATCACTTGAACTTATGCTCAATTTACTAGAATCTGATGCATCACATAA AAATGCACTTGACGATTGTGGCTTGACATCAGCACAATTGACGAAGACCCAAGAGAGAGTTCGTGAGCTCTGTGCTGAAATCAAGAGCCAAGGGAAAGCACAGCATTTGGATCTGGAGAATATTACT GTGGGTCATTTAGCAATGGAAACTCTTCTCTCGCTGACATCAAAACGCGCTGGTGAATGGTTCAAGGAAGAACTTCGCGTTTTGGGCGGAGTTGACCACATTGTTCGCACAATTCAAGACTGCGCCTTGAAACTTGACACGCCTATAGAAACTTGGACCAATGCTGACGTTGAAGTGCTAAGGAAGGCCGATAGGTGTTTGCGGGTCCTGGAAAAT GTGACACAAGCAAACGAGGACAACCAGATCTACCTATGCGGCAACGGCGGCGTCGCCGCGCGCACCGTGTGCGGCGTGCTGCGCGCctggtgcggcgccgcgcggcaaCATCATGCGCTGCGACAACCGCTGCTCGATGCTGCACTGCCGGCGCTCAAAGTGCTGCTCAATCTGTCACATAACTTCGGGCCTAATG TGTCCTTAGGAGCGCAGGTGATTGGTGAACAGCCATCAGTGATGGAGACTTGTCTCCTCATACTGTACAACCAAGGGAACTTCATCCCTGACAACAGAAACTTCGAATTTAGTGTTTGC GTGTTGTTGCTGTTAATAAACTTAGTTCAGAACAACGAAGCGAATACCGAGAGGCTGTTGAATGCGCGTATTCGTGTTGACAACGAAGATGAAATTATATCCAGGAGTATTGGAGCGCTAGACCTTATTGTAGATCTGTTCTATAAGAGAGAAGACCTTGCTAG GCGGGCTGAGGAAAACACCGACGCCATTCTAGACGGTGAAAAGGAACCGGACGATAATAATGACAAGAAGAAGCAATCTCAAGACGACATAGACGAGACTGTTGCGAAGT TGCTAGCGCGTGCGGGCGCGCACATGGAGCACAGCATGGTGGGCGCGTACATGGCGCTGCTGCTCGGCCacgccgccggcgccgcgccgcgccacgCCGCCGCCGTGCGCGCGCGCGTGCCGCTCTACGCGCCGCTGCTGCCCACGCTCAACAAGTACTACGCCTTCCTGTCGCTCACCGCCAGC GCCGAAGCCGCAATTGTGGCTCACGTTAAAGCTACGCATCGTATCATCGAGTTCATGAAAGCGAGCGACAAGGAGGCCGAAACTGCAGCTGAGCCGCCCACAGACGTGCCACAAGACATGTCGCTAAGCAACCTCAACTACAGCCTCAACTACAATACGTCTAGTTCCGACCGTATGTCCTCCTCAATGGAGCTTGACGGCTACCACTGA
- the LOC110380816 gene encoding IQ and ubiquitin-like domain-containing protein, protein MKKVDVHQLLGIAPVPQSSQGAACQCELGREKLLTAPPYKTTPSGDEDKSRYPTAPCAREADQMICPISHVLVTFKSPLHPNDVFTKVFPTSTPVKFVKRKLSKLLGVSNSNLILTRNRNVLNEASLLSQLKADPLGSLSIDVFTKDSEDFSLSSIPKESYVHELLHAVLPKKKEMPFIAIKFRVSNQNATFTRSYHSIIKIHEIKKNLAELFLQDPNNLVFLRGDCILKDRMALMDLDYDKYGIAEVELVTKNKATLDLAKLYKENPVNDVLSVSVPFGTEIKQINVEIFSDPMRKPFLGGYRNVHTGVIYHHAYTQTPQKPEKLPPESKNCRDTQTAKEKECVHDTNYSRATQMNSVHAYIPNVTDRIVVPKPYETYYEMVIRLNHNHYASIIQRAFRHHQYRQMVDRWLKECRERIERMKEEERLEREAMERRLRHDLITKTFPKTREDFDQLYAMVDRWKHAEIARISQLHAKGPKIAEFSLLLDKEVELLRCIEDYRVKVREDSRKIKEKRFLEEISKPVAWYGRDGKIITMETVEIQKAKKLKELYNSFIRNDMDTKERIELLVDMKFALQDFRHPLAEEVITLLDQESDLLIRQYNSHQLEYLRRRAAGCVIRLIQSSELNSGVTKYKDVRDFKKMENGNLHFCELCHQVKPCTDFPLNTRMTGCLICKSCSWKDVNERSWIDMTPFKFILRAVQRDERRRKCWGSLAFVLQEKDIFFIVEKLWHSHSAISECDDITELRLCRWHVNEDWSPWNCFLVTVQEMKAHLKLEEPEQVYDEELVQKVGNKHKLAKANFEQLMAVNKRYTETGDWQSIRVPAIARVDAVERI, encoded by the exons ATGAAGAAAGTGGACGTGCACCAACTATTAGGGATCGCACCAGTTCCTCAAAGCTCGCAGGGAGCTGCGTGCCAGTGCGAATTAGGTCGAGAGAAGTTGCTCACAGCCCCACCTTACAAGACTACACCTTCAGGAGATGAGGACAAGTCCCGCTACCCCACAGCACCATGCGCGAGGGAAGCAGACCAGATGATATGCCCCATAAGCCACGTACTTGTCACCTTCAAGTCGCCGCTACACCCCAACGATGTGTTCACTAAAGTCTTCCCAACATCTACACCCGTCAAGTTCGTTAAACGAAAGTTATCAAAATTACTCGGCGTGTCAAACAGTAACCTTATACTAACTAGAAATAGAAATGTATTGAACGAAGCGAGTCTCTTATCTCAGCTCAAGGCTGATCCACTTGGCTCCCTCTCAATCGATGTCTTTACGAAGGACTCTGAAGATTTTTCCTTATCATCGATACCAAAGGAATCTTACGTCCATGAATTATTGCACGCAGTTCTCCCAAAGAAGAAAGAAATGCCATTTATAGCTATTAAATTCAGGGTCTCAAACCAGAATGCCACTTTTACTCGTTCATACCATTCCATAATAAAGATTCACgagataaagaaaaacttggCAGAACTATTTTTACAGGACCCtaataatttggtatttttaagaGGAGATTGTATATTGAAGGACCGTATGGCACTTATGGACCTCGATTATGATAAATATGGAATAGCAGAGGTTGAATTAGTAACGAAAAATAAAGCCACGCTGGATTTAGCCAAATTATATAAGGAAAATCCAGTTAATGACGTCTTAAGTGTGTCGGTACCGTTTGGCACCGAAATTAAGCAGATTAATGTAGAGATATTCTCAGATCCTATGCGAAAGCCATTTTTAGGAGGATATAGAAATGTACATACAG gtgTCATTTACCATCACGCGTATACCCAAACGCCTCAGAAACCCGAGAAATTGCCACCAGAGTCGAAGAACTGCAGAGATACTCAAACAGCAAAAGAAAAAGAATGCGTACAT gacACGAACTACAGTCGAGCAACTCAAATGAATAGTGTGCACGCATATATCCCAAACGTGACTGATAGGATAGTCGTGCCGAAACCGTACGAGACGTACTACGAGATGGTCATCAGGCTAAACCACAACCATTACGCGTCAATCATACAACGCGCCTTCAGACATCATCAGTATCGTCAAATGGTTGACAGATGGCTAAAAGAGTGCAG GGAAAGAATAGAGAGAATGAAAGAGGAGGAGAGATTGGAACGAGAAGCGATGGAGAGGCGTCTCCGACACGATCTCATTACTAAAACCTTTCCTAAAACGCGTGAAGATTTTGATCAACTTTATGCGATG GTTGATCGTTGGAAACACGCTGAAATTGCCAGAATATCTCAATTGCACGCAAAGGGTCCAAAAATTGCAGAATTTTCATTACTTCTTGATAAGGAAGTAGAATTACTACGATGCATTGAGGACTACAGAGTCAAGGTGAGAGAAGATAGCAGAAAGATTAAAGAAAAACGATTCTTAGAAGAAATTTCGAAACCTGTTGCTTGGTACGGTCGTGATGGTAAAATAATTACGATGGAAACTGTCGAAATACAGaaagcaaaaaaattaaaagaactaTACAATTCCTTTATCCGCAATGATATGGACACTAAGGAGCGGATTGAGCTTCTAGTCGACATGAAATTTGCCCTGCAAGATTTCCGCCATCCTCTAGCTGAAGAAGTTATTACTCTATTGGATCAAGAGAGTGATTTGCTTATAAGACAATACAATTCTCATCAACTCGAGTACCTAAGGCGTAGAGCAGCTGGCTGTGTCATCCGGCTGATACAGTCGTCTGAACTAAACTCTGGAGTCACAAAGTACAAGGACGTAAGAGATTTTAAGAAAATGGAGAACGGCAATCTTCATTTCTGCGAGTTGTGCCATCAGGTGAAACCCTGCACGGACTTCCCATTGAACACGAGAATGACTGGATGTTTGATTTGCAAATCATGCTCGTGGAAAGATGTGAATGAACGAAGCTGGATCGATATGACAccatttaagtttattttgaggGCTGTACAGCGTGACGAACGTCGCCGAAAGTGTTGGGGATCCTTAGCCTTCGTGCTCCAAGAGAAAGATATTTTCTTCATAGTGGAGAAACTCTGGCATTCACATTCAGCAATCAGCGAATGCGATGACATCACGGAGTTGAGATTATGCAGATGGCATGTGAACGAGGACTGGTCACCATGGAATTGTTTCCTAGTGACAGTGCAGGAAATGAAGGCTCATTTAAAACTTGAAGAACCTGAACAAGTTTATGATGAGGAGCTAGTTCAGAAAGTAGGGAATAAACACAAACTTGCGAAGGCAAACTTCGAGCAGCTGATGGCTGTGAACAAGCGGTATACGGAAACTGGAGACTGGCAGAGCATCCGAGTCCCCGCCATAGCCCGAGTGGATGCTGTAGAACGAATTTAA